A stretch of DNA from Odontesthes bonariensis isolate fOdoBon6 chromosome 5, fOdoBon6.hap1, whole genome shotgun sequence:
AGTCACATGCTACATGTCTACACATCAATACAGATGCACCGAGCGTCTCTATCCATCTGGTTAATAATCAACAGCTGCGGTTGACGTTAGCTAGCATCAGGAGCTAAGTGGCTGTCAGGTCTTTCCTTGCTTTCCTTCCACTCTCATTTAGCTAGACGTGTTTTCCGATGATTGATAGCAATCATCACTTGCACTCGTGCTAAACTGACTCGCTAGCTGTTTTGGCTAACGTCCCGTTTACTCGCGTGAGGCAGAGGAAAGGCTAACACTTTTAAATACATGCCCACCTTCTGTATCGATGACTTGCCACTTCGTCTCAAGCCCATGAGCAGGATTCTCGGTTTGCTGTCGGATGGCGCCGGGCTGTCATCGATGTCGGCCTCCTCCTCACCGTAGCCGAAATCTTTGGGGAAGGAGTCCGCCACCCCGTAGCTGTCAGCCAGCTGTTCCACCTCGTACTGAATCGACATTTTGACCTAACGACGGTCGCTTCCCCGATTTACCCCCTTTAGCTGGTTGCTCACCACACCCGGATTTGTGCTGGATGATGGATACAAACCACAACTACCGTCTCGCTGTAAAAGTAGTTTGTCAATAATGCCCGAGCTACTTAGAAACACAGAACGTGATCCCACACATTTCCTAAGGATTTCCTctcccttgaaaaaaaaaacttgccctTTAGTCCCACCCCTTCCTTTTGATTGGCTGTCCGGATTACCACACATGAACCGATTGGCTGAACTGCCTGTCTCTCAATTGAGGTTTGACGCTATCACCTGACTAGTACTCTGACTTGTTTTGTGGCCCAAACAGTCGAGTGGGAAGGACATTAACAGTTTTTACAGCAGTTTAAACGCCTTTTAAGTTTGTAACACGGGATGATATTTTGTTTGCTGTAAAAAATAGATAATTTTGTGAAGGTTTTTTAACACGAATAAAACAGAAAGTGAGCAGTTATATCACACGATGTTACCAGCAGATGGAGACACTGCTGTAAAAGTTGAGACTTTCAAGGTCGTTCTAGAATGTTAGAACTAAAGGTGTTGATTATTAGAACTCCGATTGATAATGACAATTAGGATGATATCTTCTAAATATACGGTTTCTAAATAGTGTGTGCTAAAATAAAACTTACTAACAATCGTAATGAAACGTTGAAAATAAGAAGAGGGTGATATATGAGACTTTTTCACCCTGGTGGACAATATATAGTTTTTATTTGCAACttgaaagtttttttaaaaaagcctgACTTAAATTGAAATTCTGGAGCTTCGAGCCAATGATTTATGATCTTTTATGATCTACATTTCTTATACCGAAATGTCTTCGTCATACCCAACAGTTGAAAGAGCATTTAAACGGCGGATTCACGGATTTTTACGTGGAGCACCTGAAGGCATCGTTGCGTCAACTTTGGCGTTAAAACGAAAGTTAACTTTTCCGACCCGGCAGTTTGTCTGCTTTTGACAAATTAGGAGTTCAAACATCGAGTCATACAAAACTTATAATAGCTTTTTTAGTCCGTTTAACAGCCGATATCACCATGGCACATTATAGAGTAAGTGTGTTTGTTTACGCTTCACGTTTCCTAATGTTGTTGACAAACTTTACAGCTAAGCTAATAATTAGCAAGCCGGGAGGCTTTAAGGAGTTTATCGTGCGTTAAACTGAACCTGAAAGCTAACATTTTTAGTTTTAATGGGGACAGAGTGCTGAAAAAATACGGTAATGTTGATTAAAAACTACCGCTTATACTGCTTTACTGAATACTCTTTTGGGTACATGTTGTGTATTAACTGAAGATTTATATGGGAATTTATATACGtataagaacaaaagaaaaaaaatacatgattgcTCATGATTGGTTATGAAATTGCTGTTTTCTTCCTACAGGCTTCAGACTCCAAGAGGGAACAGTATCGAAGATATTTAGAAAAAGCTGGTGTTGTTGACAGTCTCACCAGtggtatgttttttgtttttattgttgttttcttaCATAAAGTTTACAGATGAAACAGCTAAAACATGGATCCTTCTAACGTAATTTACAATGTTTCCCCATTTTAAACCTATGGACTCCATGCCCTGTATGTTATTGATGTTTTCCTGCTCTGACACACCTTATTCAAATACACTGATGATGGGCTGACACTGATTTGATTCAGGTGTGAAACATTGAACTAATGAAACCAGGGTGACTACAGTGGAGCAACATATATTTTAACAATACTCAACTTAACAGTGGTGATGAAATACAGCTCGAGCAAAGCTGTTTAATAAACGCTGTCTAAAACTGGTCATATTATCATTTGATGTAAGAAGTAACAAATTAGAGGATAAGTAAGCAAGACCAAGATCCACGTATTTGTTGCCAGACATCAGTTTTAAGTGGCAGGTTTGGTCTGTAACGGTGCTCAGCTCTGTCTCTAGTCGTCTCAGTTTGTATACAGTTTAacccctttctttcctttttgttttcagtttttgtgtctctttacgAACAACCAGAGAAGCCCACCAATGCTCTCGAGTATCCTTCTGAACACACGCCCCtgatctttttatttattgatcTGTTTTGCTGCAATAATTATCAGTTGTTTTCATTAGTAGTGAGTTGAAGCTCATGCCATCACCCGTCCCTCTGTAAACAAACACAATAAGAACGAGAAATGCTTCAAATTCACCCGGCGTGGCATCCTTAACCGCGCTCCTCCTAGATTCATCAAGCAGCACCTCGGTGCCGTCGGTCAGACTTCATCTGAAACCGAGGCTCTGCAGCAGGAGGTGATCGACCTGAGGCAGAGGTGTGCCTGTCTGGTGGAGGAAAACGAAGACCTCAAATCAAGGGTAAGCTGTTTGTTTGACTGACAGCAGTCCATGTCCTTATTTTAGAGAACATGCTGTTAATTTAGCCCATGGAGTGTTGGAGCTTGACATTGGCCTCTGTTTTTACCAACACGGCCCACAGGGGGGCGCTCTCTCCTTAGGTGCTTAGAATTCATGCTTTCTACGTTAAATCTGCTGGTGACAGTATTTCCTGAAGATGAAAAAAGAGGATATCTGAATGagtttattttcatattaatgAGTTAAATGCACAACAACACTTGATTATTCTTATTTTCTTGCAAGCAGAAAGACACACCAGCTGGTTGCCGTCATTGGTGACTATTAAACTGGTGAATTAGACTTCTGTGGAACCTGAGATATGTGCAGGAAAGGTTTAATATCAGTTTAATTTGAAAGTTCAAAAGGTTTGGAGGGAAGAGAAATGCTTTTAACTCTCAGGTTGTTATGAACATGGATGTATATGGTATGAATGTGTTTAAACCTTTGCCTGTATGGAATTGCACGGCTGTGATGTCCGTCTTTAACTGTGATGCCTTTTTTTAATCTGACAATCCTGAAGAGATCTTTAGAAAACTCACATTTctattctttcttttccttttctccaGCTGCAGCATTATGAACCTGTTTCAGAAGATGGAGGCGCAGCTAACTAGAGCCcaacagcactttggtcaaatAAATGTGTGATTTGTTTATACTGCCGACACTTTGAATTCAAAGACAGGACGACACCGTGAAGTAAAAGCCTATATTTTTATGCGGCTGTGCTGTTTTCTTTTGTACATCTTAGTTACTTCTTTGTTTCTTACAATCTAACTTATTGATTACAtgtttctgtatatatatattttttttttcctgttgatTCAATTTCTACTAAACTAAGTTGGTTCTCAAGAGaggaaacagtttttttttttttttaacagttttgtGTACCAAAAGAACCATTATATGATGACACTGCTGATCTTCTGTTTGTGCTCTAGATGTAAACACCTACTCTACTCAGAGTGTATGTGCATAACAAAGGTTTGTTTTCTCCAATCCAGTGTGAGTGTGCTGTTGTACAAAGCTCAAAAATATGTCACAAGTAAAATAAAGCAGTCTTGTCATTACGAGTCAGTTACAGCTGTTTGCAGTCAATGTCAACAACCTCCTTCAGACAGCAACCAGTCAAAACTCAAAACACTCAAACAGGAAATCTTAAGTATGGTTGTTTTCGAGGGCAGCAGGGCTGTCTTAGCTGTTCACTGAAATGTTcagtgttaatttgtttgtacgTACAACGTTCCTTTAGTGCAAAACACATCGAGATGACATGAAGCAGGACACAAGTAATCTGTTGGTATCTGTCATTGTTTGCTCCTCTCTGAGGTATAAATATGAATGTTTAAGCGGCACATAACAAGAGGTAAACCTGCACTCAGAAAACCAGTTCTTAAAGTAGCCAAAACACCACTTGTGACAATTCCCgcgtattttttaaaatatcaaGACGTACGCAGCAGCTGTCGGCATAAGTTATAACTCTGCTAACCTTTTTACTATTTAATAGAAATGGAATAATCAATAGTAGAAATTAATGGCTTATTTAACACGTTTAAAATGTCACTATATTTACATCATTTGTCTAAAACTTGCAGCGTAGAAAAGGTCAAACGGGGAAAGTTTAGATCTGCAGGTCCGGGGCTCGTCTGCTGCTTGCGTTACTCGCTATCGATGCTTTGCAGTTGGAGGATGGTGGTCTCGACTTGGGGCTGGAGTCATCTGGTGAATCTGAGGTGGAGGGTCGGCCTTGGTGTTGTGCAATTGATTTTGACTGCGTTTTACTGCAGGGAGGTCCGCTGCTGGCCTTTGTGCCCTCGTATGAATCTGTGTCAGAGCTGTTATCCTCCAGCACTGTGGAGCATTTAAAGAGGCCATGAGCCTGCCAGGGTTTCTTTGACATGGTTACCGGCAGTGTGGGAAGGCAAGAATCGTGAGCTGCTTTCTGTGGGCATTTTGGAGGTTCTGGGCTCCCTCTTTGGCTGCTGTCCTCCTCCTCGCAGCGGCGGGGGAGATGAAGGAACTCCTCTGACTTGTGCTTCGGGGAGCCGCTGCACGGTGAGCAGGGCTCGTTGGAGGTTGAGGTGTAGTTGCACTCTGCGGGGCTTTGACCTGAACATTTGGAGTCATTCATGTATTGTTGAGTGGCCAGCTGGCTCTGAAGAGGTAGAAAAGTTGACGGCGTCATCGTGTTTGGGTACATGTTTGGACCCTGCAGCCCTTCAATCAGGAGGTTGAAGTTACTTGGCGCAGAGACCATTGTTGCCTTTCGGGATGCACCGGTGCATATTTGAACAACagattcttttttgtatttgttggCTTGGAAATCGTCAACTTCGTCCGTTTCATCTCGCATGTGAGCATAGGCTTCCAAGATGGTCGTTTTAATCTTTTTGTAGCCCAGATGCATGATCTCCAGAAGGCTTAGGAAGAGGGAGAGGGCAGCTATGCTTTGCATGAACACCATGAAGACACTCTTTTCAGTTGGCCTGGAAACATAACAGTCGACAGCGTTGGGACAGGGATCCCGCTCGCACTTGAAGAGTGGGCAGAGGTGGAAACCATAAAGGAGGTACTGGCCCGCCATAAAGGTCACTTCAACAACTGAGCGGATGATGATGTGAGCCACATAAGTACGCAGCAGAGAGCCCCTCAGAGGAGCTTTGTTAAGCTTTCCGTGATCGAGCTGCTTCATCTCCCGCTCTATCCTCTTCCTGGCCACTGCCAGCTCCACATCCAACAACTCCAGCTCCCTCCACAGCAGAGCTTTCTTCTTCTGCCGTGCCTTTTCCAGCGCCCGCAGCCTGTAGAGAGCGTGGCCCATGTACACAAGCGAAGGCGAGGAGACGAAGATCACCTGCAGCACCCAGTAGCGGATGAGGGAGATTGGGAAAGCTAGGTCGTAGCACACGTTCCTGCATCCAGGCTGGTCGGTGTTGCAAATGAAGTCGACCTGCTCATCATTCCACACATCCTCTGCTGCCACCCCGAGCACCAGCATGCGGAAGATGAACAGGATGGTGAGCCAGATTTTGCCCACCGTAGTGGAATGGATATGTACCTCCTCCAAAATCCCTCCAAGGAAGTTCCAGTCTCCCATCTTCACTCTGCCATTATGACTGACAGGAAGTCAATAACAGATTAATGAGCACACCACCAAAATCAGTTAAACAGATGATAAAAATGTTATCAACATAAACagagactaaatcaaatcaaatcaaatttatttgtatagcacatttcatgtacaaacaattcaaagtgctttacattaaataaatgaattgcagcagggagtggaagaagcattaaaaatacataaaagagtataaagagaaacaaaaaaaataatttaaatgaatttaaaaacaagcaacagtctagataagttaaaagatatttcatgcatagacacatgagaaaagaaatgtctttaacctggatttaaaaatgtctacatttggtgaaagtttaatctccactggcagtttgttccacttgtttgcagcataacagctaaatgctgcttctccatgtttagtctggactctggactggaccagctgacctgagtccttggatctaagagctctgctggctttatattctctgaacatatcacagatgtattttgggcct
This window harbors:
- the LOC142380826 gene encoding c-Myc-binding protein-like, encoding MAHYRASDSKREQYRRYLEKAGVVDSLTSVFVSLYEQPEKPTNALEFIKQHLGAVGQTSSETEALQQEVIDLRQRCACLVEENEDLKSRLQHYEPVSEDGGAAN
- the gja9a gene encoding gap junction alpha-9 protein, giving the protein MTRGDSSHHRQSIHAAAASHNGRVKMGDWNFLGGILEEVHIHSTTVGKIWLTILFIFRMLVLGVAAEDVWNDEQVDFICNTDQPGCRNVCYDLAFPISLIRYWVLQVIFVSSPSLVYMGHALYRLRALEKARQKKKALLWRELELLDVELAVARKRIEREMKQLDHGKLNKAPLRGSLLRTYVAHIIIRSVVEVTFMAGQYLLYGFHLCPLFKCERDPCPNAVDCYVSRPTEKSVFMVFMQSIAALSLFLSLLEIMHLGYKKIKTTILEAYAHMRDETDEVDDFQANKYKKESVVQICTGASRKATMVSAPSNFNLLIEGLQGPNMYPNTMTPSTFLPLQSQLATQQYMNDSKCSGQSPAECNYTSTSNEPCSPCSGSPKHKSEEFLHLPRRCEEEDSSQRGSPEPPKCPQKAAHDSCLPTLPVTMSKKPWQAHGLFKCSTVLEDNSSDTDSYEGTKASSGPPCSKTQSKSIAQHQGRPSTSDSPDDSSPKSRPPSSNCKASIASNASSRRAPDLQI